From Acidobacteriota bacterium, the proteins below share one genomic window:
- a CDS encoding Crp/Fnr family transcriptional regulator has protein sequence YFIEQGKVRISVVSVVGKEATLQILGPREFFGEGCMMGQTARVGTAEALEPSTVVQVNKATLKRAIESKPEFAQRFIGLLLSRNLELEEDLCDQLFNKSEKRLARALLKLARFGKDEVTPDVHIPSIKHEILAEMIGTTRPRVNFFMNKFRNLGLIDYNDGLIVRASLLTDMVLND, from the coding sequence CTATTTTATTGAACAGGGCAAGGTCCGAATTTCCGTGGTGTCTGTGGTTGGAAAGGAAGCCACCCTTCAGATCCTGGGGCCGCGCGAGTTTTTTGGTGAAGGTTGCATGATGGGCCAGACGGCGAGGGTGGGGACGGCCGAAGCGCTGGAACCCTCGACGGTGGTTCAAGTGAACAAGGCGACCTTGAAGCGGGCCATCGAAAGCAAGCCCGAATTTGCCCAGCGATTCATCGGTCTGCTGCTGAGTCGCAACCTCGAACTGGAGGAAGATCTGTGCGACCAGCTTTTTAATAAGAGCGAGAAACGGCTGGCGCGGGCGCTCTTGAAGCTGGCCCGCTTCGGCAAAGACGAGGTCACGCCGGACGTGCATATTCCCTCCATAAAACACGAGATTCTGGCGGAAATGATCGGCACCACGAGGCCGCGCGTGAATTTTTTCATGAACAAGTTTCGAAATCTGGGCCTGATCGACTATAACGACGGACTCATTGTGCGCGCGTCGCTTTTGACCGACATGGTTCTCAACGATTAG